From Fusarium oxysporum f. sp. lycopersici 4287 chromosome 10, whole genome shotgun sequence:
tttttttttttttctttcaCGTCTACCAAAATCATGTCAGTGCCATCcatgctcatgctcatgtGTACGTGCGCTCCCGTGCGATAGCTTAATATCAGAAATATTCCTCAACATTGCTGACTCTGCACCAGATCGATGTCACCGCTGATTAGGTCCTTAACAGACCATCCCCCCTAACTATTTAGGAAGCTCATCGTCTTTTTCGTTCTGGCTCTCCGGGACTCTCAACCGCGTCCGCCTAGCGTGGAAATAGTCCGCTAATCCATAACGACAACAGCACCACCAACCAGGATACCAAGTACAGATGCTACTATGAGGCGGAACGTTTTCTTCGGCCTGTATCCGGAATTCTATTCTTGATAGGCAGTGTTTTATGATCCCCTCCTCCAGATGCTGACATACAGATAACGCGCAGCGTACAGCATACAAGGCCCCAGCGCCTCATGATATCCAGCACACCGGTCATAACCCGGCGTATGGCTAAATACGTAAATCCCTAGCTGTGGCATATCCCCGGGACCCGGGAAGTCGTCACCCGGAGCTGAAGCAGTTCAGTCTCCTGCGTTCCTCCACTTGCTGCTGGCTCTATCACTTGTACGGATAGTGTGTTATGCAGTGGATCATTCAAGACCTCTCGGCCGAGACAAACACAACAGGACGCCGCTTATGCCTCGTCTCTCGAGCTCACTGCTTTGATACTATACCTACAAGATACAAACTCGAGATACTCAGGCACAACGTCCCGAGACAAGACGCAACGTTCACCGAGCCACCGGTCCACACTCCCAACTCTTGGTATTTCTCAGACAGGAGACGATCGGCATCTCGGCCGTAGGGCACGGGAGCTTCTCTCAGAAGATTTCAAGTCTTGGGAACCAAAGCTCCCCAGCACTCACAAGCTTAGGATGACATGCACCGCCGCCTTATGCCCGCAGGCCCACCCGGTTGAATTCGACTCGAGAAATTGGACCCGTTCAATGAAACGAAACCCCACGCAGATTGCGCCCTCAATATTGAAGCTGCTCTTTGTCTCTCACACCAGCCACCGCAATCAAGACTTTGGTGCGGCATTTTCTCCGTCGCAGACCAACTGCATCTGTTATGCTGTATTCCTGTGGCTTGCGTTGCTCTCGCTTCCACTGATATTGGGTCCTGCAGGGTCTGTTGATCAAATCTCATTAAGCACCCCTCACTGCCGTTTCCGTCGGGCCCCTCGTGCACGGTCACGCTTGAATGCTTGATGGCGGGGTTTGACCACCGGCGGCTGAACAAATGCTTCTTTTACTTGGTTATCCCTTCTCTAGGATGGCATGATCAAGCTGTTCAAAGTCACGAGTTATATAAAACTTGGTCTTTGAGACTTTGAACTTGGATCCAAGTCCACTTAACATGGCTTACGGAGGGGCAGCGTGCTTGACAACACAACAACTCCCACTACGACTCAGCTTCTTATCAAGCTATCCATGTCTTGAGACTTTGATATTAGGTACCCACCATATTGGACCTCACCGCAAACTGTCACAAAAGAGCTTCTAGTGCACGACCCAGATCTGTAGCTGCACATGGCATCGACGAGCGGCATAATCGGCATCTCTTGTTGCACATATCGACATCAGAGTCGAACCACCAATGACCCAATTCCCGGGAAGTTTTTAGCACAGCTAAGCCCTTTACTTCAAACTATCATGCACAAGAGTCATGAACCGCACCTGAAGGCCTCGACGGGTGACCACCTCCCATTTGACTCAAAGCTGTAAGACCCTTTTATCAATCACACGCGGAACAAGTTTCATTCGAGGCCTGCAATGCATCCTCCTGCGATGTGATAACTCGCCCACCCCGCAAACCGGTTTTGACTCACTCTTCTCAGCTTGGCCGCACGATTATGGTGGGTCTTGCTCTGTCTtatttttgcttcttttatttcttGCACACTTGGAGGGTCCGACGTAGCAGCCCTAGATGTTCTATAACGTAGTAGAAATGAAGCAAAAGTGACGTGGCGCTCATTTGCTTCCAAGACGACCCTGAGCGGGTCGTTTTTGCTTGTCAGTTGATGCTTATCCTGGCCCCGGCTGCGGAACGGGAGTGGGGCGGTGAACGGACCCCGCGCCGTGCTCCTTGGGCCGGCGCGGAGCTTTGCCGATAAATGCCAGGGTCGAGTCGAGTAAGTTACCTAGGAGCCCTCTCCTTACAATGATAGCTTTGTAAGAATGTCACTTATTCAGAAGATTGCAAAGACTGTTGATACTCGGACATTATTCTAGAACAAGCGGAAGGAAGTTCACCAAGTAATCAATCATGTTAGGAAGCCTGCTCCTATAATGCAAGGCAGAAGCTGTGTGCGCCAAATATATTATCAACCAACTACGCTCTTAACCCATATACCCTTGTGTTATCCAATCTCTTTacttcttatataaataa
This genomic window contains:
- a CDS encoding hypothetical protein (At least one base has a quality score < 10); the encoded protein is MTCTAALCPQAHPVEFDSRNWTRSMKRNPTQIAPSILKLLFVSHTSHRNQDFGAAFSPSQTNCICYAVFLWLALLSLPLILGPAGSVDQISLSTPHCRFRRAPRARSRLNA